The following proteins are co-located in the Flammeovirga kamogawensis genome:
- a CDS encoding PspA/IM30 family protein, producing MFGWLKRLFGIAESEAHSVLDKLENPIKQTEQGIRDLKGDLSKSMQGLAEVKALTIREKKEFESNNRNAKEFEQKAMLLVQRASQGQLDSDEADRLATQALERKQQYAQRAGANQKNIDNYSGMLTKMEQNVQQLKSQIGSWENELKTLRARATVSDASAKLNKQLSNVDSSTTLARLEKMKQKVEEKEALAESYGQIADLNQQTPENEIDKALGIAPGGNVSIGASDELAKLKARLSEGTSTDNTSSASSANDTSSSASGEPSELDKLKEQLKNK from the coding sequence ATGTTTGGATGGCTAAAAAGACTTTTTGGAATTGCAGAATCAGAAGCTCATTCTGTTTTAGATAAATTAGAAAATCCAATAAAGCAGACGGAACAAGGGATAAGAGATTTAAAAGGTGACTTATCAAAATCTATGCAAGGACTTGCAGAGGTTAAAGCGTTAACTATTAGAGAAAAGAAAGAATTTGAATCGAATAATAGAAACGCGAAAGAGTTTGAACAGAAAGCTATGTTGCTTGTACAAAGAGCATCACAAGGGCAATTAGACTCTGACGAAGCAGATAGATTAGCTACTCAGGCTTTAGAAAGAAAACAACAATATGCACAAAGAGCAGGTGCAAATCAGAAAAATATTGATAATTATTCTGGTATGCTAACTAAAATGGAGCAAAATGTTCAACAGCTTAAATCTCAAATTGGCAGTTGGGAAAATGAGTTAAAAACATTACGTGCTCGTGCTACAGTAAGTGATGCATCTGCAAAATTAAATAAGCAATTATCTAATGTTGATTCTTCTACAACATTGGCTCGTTTAGAAAAAATGAAGCAAAAAGTTGAAGAAAAAGAAGCTTTGGCAGAATCTTATGGTCAAATAGCAGATCTAAATCAGCAAACACCAGAAAATGAGATTGACAAAGCTTTAGGAATAGCTCCTGGTGGTAATGTTTCTATTGGGGCATCTGATGAGTTAGCTAAATTAAAAGCTCGTTTGTCTGAAGGTACTTCAACTGATAATACAAGTTCTGCTTCTAGTGCAAATGATACTTCTTCGTCAGCTAGTGGCGAACCATCAGAACTAGATAAGTTAAAAGAACAATTGAAAAACAAATAA
- the epsC gene encoding serine O-acetyltransferase EpsC produces the protein MEEVDKDIIAQINANKCMFQMPSKQKSDEFIDDMFRFLFPVVSGVEQGHYAAELALLRLKGKMQELFLPIRDQFDIGCSRATESFFDALPEVHIKLMKDAQAIFDGDPAAKHIEEVILAYPGFYAIYVYRLAHQLYNCEVPIVPRLFSEYAHSKTGIDIHPGANIGEYFCIDHGTGIVVGETTDIGDHVKLYQGVTLGALSVSKDMATKKRHPTIEDNVIIYSGTTVLGGETVIGANSIIGGNVWLTESVHKDATVYNQSTVSVRKKKTAI, from the coding sequence ATGGAAGAAGTAGATAAGGATATCATTGCTCAGATAAATGCGAATAAGTGTATGTTTCAGATGCCTTCAAAACAGAAGTCTGATGAGTTTATAGATGATATGTTCCGATTTTTATTTCCTGTTGTTTCAGGAGTTGAACAAGGACATTATGCTGCAGAACTTGCTTTATTACGTTTAAAAGGCAAAATGCAAGAGTTATTTCTTCCAATAAGAGATCAGTTTGATATTGGATGCTCTAGAGCTACAGAAAGCTTTTTTGATGCACTTCCAGAAGTACACATCAAATTAATGAAAGATGCTCAAGCAATTTTTGATGGAGATCCAGCAGCAAAGCATATTGAAGAGGTTATACTTGCTTATCCTGGCTTTTACGCCATCTATGTTTACAGACTTGCACATCAGTTGTACAATTGTGAAGTACCTATTGTACCAAGGTTATTTTCTGAATACGCACATAGTAAAACAGGAATAGATATACACCCTGGAGCTAATATTGGAGAATATTTTTGTATAGATCATGGAACGGGTATTGTTGTTGGAGAAACAACAGATATTGGAGACCACGTTAAATTATACCAAGGTGTTACATTAGGTGCTTTGAGTGTAAGTAAAGATATGGCTACTAAAAAAAGGCACCCAACAATTGAGGATAATGTAATTATCTATTCAGGGACTACAGTTCTAGGTGGCGAAACCGTTATTGGTGCCAATTCTATTATTGGTGGTAACGTTTGGCTTACAGAAAGTGTACATAAAGATGCAACCGTTTATAATCAAAGTACGGTGAGTGTAAGGAAAAAGAAAACAGCAATATAA
- a CDS encoding SDR family oxidoreductase has product MDLQNKRILITGGSSGIGKQTAKLLIAKGAKVVITGRSEEKLLKVAEEIGAIPLLFDIAKHDTIHESALACVKALDGGIDVLINNAGIGEFAELEDVSLSSFQRVFDVNVFGLAELTKCILPYFQEQGSGNIINIGSTAAAKGFAFGSVYVASKFALRGLTQCWQAELRKYNIRVSLINPSEVVTAFGTESREEKPEEVKKLTATEIAHTIVSSLELDDRGFIPEVTVWATNP; this is encoded by the coding sequence ATGGATTTACAAAACAAAAGAATTTTAATTACTGGAGGAAGCTCGGGTATTGGTAAACAGACAGCTAAACTTTTAATAGCTAAAGGAGCAAAAGTAGTTATTACAGGTAGATCTGAAGAAAAATTATTAAAAGTTGCAGAAGAGATTGGAGCAATTCCATTACTTTTTGATATAGCAAAACACGATACTATTCATGAAAGTGCACTTGCTTGTGTTAAAGCATTAGATGGTGGAATTGATGTACTTATTAATAATGCAGGTATTGGCGAATTTGCTGAATTGGAAGATGTATCTCTATCTTCTTTTCAAAGAGTGTTTGATGTAAATGTTTTTGGATTAGCAGAATTAACAAAATGTATTTTACCTTATTTTCAAGAACAAGGGTCTGGTAATATAATTAATATTGGTTCTACTGCAGCTGCTAAAGGTTTTGCTTTTGGTTCTGTATATGTAGCCTCTAAATTTGCCTTAAGAGGGTTAACACAATGTTGGCAAGCCGAATTAAGAAAGTACAACATTAGAGTTTCATTAATAAACCCAAGTGAAGTAGTTACAGCTTTTGGCACAGAAAGCAGAGAAGAAAAACCAGAAGAAGTTAAAAAGCTTACAGCTACAGAAATTGCACATACCATTGTAAGTAGTTTGGAACTTGATGATAGAGGGTTTATTCCAGAAGTAACAGTATGGGCAACTAATCCTTAA
- a CDS encoding 1-acyl-sn-glycerol-3-phosphate acyltransferase, which translates to MIRLIFRFLFNFNGWSLKVDHVPVDKLERSVFLAAPHTTNWDAVYMVAAMRKINVKLRFAIKKEWIRFPLSIAIKPMGAIGIDRRPINKREKKISMVDAISNLFKENDKLALVMPPEGSRSLRKEWKSGFYYVAVQSKVPIALAYLDYKKKTAGVYEVFEPTGNFEEDMKYITSVYKTNNPTAKFPELYSLDERFV; encoded by the coding sequence ATGATTAGATTAATTTTTCGTTTCTTATTTAATTTTAATGGTTGGTCGCTTAAAGTAGATCATGTTCCAGTAGATAAATTAGAGAGAAGTGTTTTCTTAGCAGCACCTCATACTACAAACTGGGATGCAGTTTACATGGTTGCTGCAATGCGAAAGATTAATGTAAAATTGAGGTTTGCAATTAAAAAAGAATGGATTCGTTTTCCGTTAAGTATTGCTATTAAACCTATGGGTGCAATTGGTATAGATAGAAGACCAATTAATAAAAGAGAGAAAAAGATAAGTATGGTTGATGCTATAAGTAATCTTTTTAAGGAAAATGATAAACTGGCTTTAGTGATGCCTCCGGAAGGTTCGAGATCACTTAGAAAGGAATGGAAATCAGGTTTTTATTATGTTGCCGTTCAATCTAAAGTTCCTATTGCGTTAGCTTACCTTGATTATAAGAAGAAAACTGCAGGAGTGTATGAAGTTTTTGAGCCTACAGGTAATTTTGAAGAGGATATGAAATATATTACTTCAGTGTATAAAACTAATAATCCTACAGCAAAATTTCCTGAACTTTATAGCCTTGACGAAAGGTTTGTATAA
- a CDS encoding tRNA threonylcarbamoyladenosine dehydratase has protein sequence MGHWQERTELLIGQEGIEKLGNKHVLIVGVGGVGGFAAEAIARAGVGKITIVDGDVVDVSNRNRQIAALVSTENMSKVKVIGDRIKDINPYVQLETKQIYLDGDNISTLLDEHNYDYVVECIDTLTPKVTLLTTCIDKKIKVVSSMGAGGRMDPTQTQVARLRDTYNCLLAKKVRKMVGTQRYRRKIKVVFSPEVIDKNKVEEVKGVKHKRSTIGTISYMPAVFGLTVASVALRDLLDS, from the coding sequence ATGGGACACTGGCAGGAAAGAACAGAGCTACTTATTGGGCAAGAAGGTATTGAAAAGTTAGGAAATAAACACGTATTAATAGTGGGTGTTGGTGGTGTTGGTGGCTTTGCCGCAGAAGCAATTGCAAGAGCAGGCGTAGGGAAAATTACAATTGTAGATGGCGATGTTGTTGATGTAAGTAACAGAAATAGACAAATTGCAGCTTTAGTTAGTACAGAAAATATGTCTAAAGTTAAAGTGATTGGCGATAGGATTAAAGACATTAACCCATATGTACAATTAGAAACAAAACAAATTTATCTTGATGGAGATAATATTTCAACGCTTTTAGATGAACATAACTATGATTATGTAGTAGAATGTATTGATACATTAACACCTAAAGTAACATTGCTTACTACATGTATAGATAAAAAAATTAAGGTTGTAAGTTCTATGGGAGCTGGCGGAAGAATGGATCCTACACAAACTCAAGTAGCTAGACTTAGAGATACTTACAATTGCTTACTAGCCAAAAAAGTGAGAAAAATGGTAGGTACTCAGAGATACAGACGAAAAATAAAAGTTGTATTCTCACCAGAAGTAATCGACAAAAATAAAGTTGAAGAAGTTAAAGGAGTAAAGCATAAACGCTCTACTATTGGTACAATTTCTTATATGCCAGCAGTGTTTGGTCTAACGGTAGCTTCTGTAGCTTTACGTGATTTATTAGACAGTTAA
- a CDS encoding TatD family hydrolase, whose amino-acid sequence MFIYFDAHTHHKSINPNVIGVYNHLLQNNFMLLKSQLNSAGIHPWYIEEVSITDYLDKLKSKISTLDAVGEAGLDRAIKTDIELQKEVFNAQIEVSEEFKKPMIIHCVKAYSDLLALRKQCKCYQPWVIHGYQGNKETANQLIKSGCYLSFGKALMYKRPKLIEAYQSADKSKVLFETDDDDNLLIEEVYKFVCTTFNEEMSSIQQQKLKIAKQLFPKLNQLL is encoded by the coding sequence ATGTTTATTTATTTTGATGCACACACTCACCATAAAAGTATAAATCCAAATGTTATTGGAGTATATAATCATTTACTTCAGAATAATTTCATGCTTTTAAAATCTCAGTTAAACAGTGCGGGTATCCATCCGTGGTATATCGAAGAGGTGTCCATTACAGATTATCTTGATAAATTAAAAAGCAAAATTTCTACTTTGGATGCAGTTGGTGAAGCTGGTTTAGACCGTGCTATTAAAACTGATATAGAATTACAGAAAGAGGTGTTTAATGCTCAAATAGAAGTATCAGAAGAGTTTAAAAAACCAATGATTATCCATTGCGTTAAGGCATATTCTGATCTATTGGCTTTAAGAAAACAATGTAAATGTTATCAACCTTGGGTTATTCATGGGTATCAAGGTAATAAAGAAACAGCTAACCAACTGATAAAAAGTGGTTGTTATTTATCGTTTGGAAAAGCATTAATGTACAAAAGACCAAAATTGATCGAAGCATACCAATCAGCAGATAAATCAAAAGTTCTATTTGAAACAGATGATGATGATAATCTTTTAATAGAAGAGGTTTATAAGTTTGTCTGTACAACTTTTAATGAAGAAATGTCATCAATTCAGCAACAAAAACTTAAAATAGCAAAACAGTTATTTCCCAAACTAAATCAACTTCTTTAA
- a CDS encoding PfkB family carbohydrate kinase: MSLLTVGSVAFDAIETPFGKTDKIIGGAGTYISIASSFFTKPVRVVAVVGDDFPKEYIKTLEDQGVDTEGLQIKENEKTFFWAGKYHNDMNSRDTLVTELNVLENFDPIVPASYQGSEYVMLGNLSPQVQSTVIERLTQKPKLIVMDTMNFWMDIAFDDLMKTISMVDLLSINDEEARQLSGEYSLRKAAKKIMAMGPKYLIIKKGEHGALLFHKDEVFSAPALPLEEVFDPTGAGDTFAGGFIGYLAKTDDISFENMKKAVIYGSALASFCVEKFGTERLLEITDADVQARVKEFHKLTAFDTTL, from the coding sequence ATGAGTTTATTAACAGTAGGTTCTGTAGCATTTGATGCTATTGAAACACCTTTTGGAAAAACAGATAAAATAATTGGCGGAGCAGGTACTTATATCTCTATCGCTTCATCATTCTTTACAAAACCTGTTCGAGTTGTAGCAGTAGTAGGGGATGATTTTCCAAAAGAGTATATCAAAACTTTAGAAGATCAGGGAGTTGATACTGAAGGCTTACAAATTAAAGAAAATGAAAAAACTTTCTTTTGGGCTGGTAAGTACCATAACGATATGAACTCTCGTGATACATTGGTTACAGAACTTAATGTATTAGAAAACTTTGACCCTATTGTACCTGCAAGCTATCAAGGTTCAGAGTACGTAATGTTAGGAAACCTTTCTCCTCAAGTTCAAAGTACAGTAATTGAGCGTTTAACGCAAAAGCCAAAGTTAATTGTTATGGATACAATGAACTTTTGGATGGACATTGCTTTTGACGATTTAATGAAAACTATCTCAATGGTAGATTTATTATCTATCAACGATGAAGAAGCACGTCAGTTATCTGGTGAGTATTCATTAAGAAAGGCAGCAAAGAAAATTATGGCAATGGGACCAAAGTACTTAATCATCAAGAAAGGTGAACACGGTGCTTTATTATTCCATAAAGATGAGGTTTTCTCTGCACCAGCGTTACCATTAGAAGAAGTATTTGATCCAACAGGAGCAGGAGATACTTTTGCAGGTGGCTTTATTGGTTACTTAGCAAAAACAGATGATATCTCTTTCGAAAACATGAAAAAAGCGGTGATTTACGGATCAGCATTGGCTTCTTTCTGTGTTGAGAAATTTGGTACAGAACGTTTATTAGAAATTACAGATGCTGATGTTCAAGCACGTGTAAAAGAATTCCACAAATTGACAGCATTTGATACAACTTTATAA
- a CDS encoding sulfatase-like hydrolase/transferase, producing the protein MKRIIKLTALLLLINLNVWAQNTAEKPNIIWIMAEDIGHDFACYGMEAVKTPNFDKLAEDGTIYYNAFGTATICSTNRSAMMIGTHQLKTNTMHHRSNRNVELQDPFKPFTYWLKKEGYTTILGHHGVQAKGRKTDCNFKYTPIGTWEENRGLFDKHDRFEKADEPFFAQIQLNVTHRGGWWNNVRNKSEHPVSVDDVVLPPYYADTPEIRLDWAKYLDQIEYADNEMGMIVQELKEKNMLDNTIIVVIGDNGRCNLRGKGYLQDPAIRIPLIVKWAKDFDHEDESDQIIASTDITATILDLAGAELPEYLTGRSFIRSDFDRQSVYSYRGLWDEVMEDMYAVSDTRYRYVKNNKPELPYDAHQAYLEFYRPAVHVMRTLNEEGKLNDYQKIFFEDHKPVEEFYDLKNDPYELNNLAGNPEYKKLIKKYRKEAEKYTKEMVSEEDTYEPVTAYAVEVYQYVKNEFPEAYKRMQAGEEIGFGKFNKKYKAAQAKEKGSK; encoded by the coding sequence GTGAAACGAATTATTAAACTGACAGCCCTACTACTACTTATAAATTTGAATGTTTGGGCACAAAATACAGCAGAAAAACCTAATATTATCTGGATAATGGCAGAAGATATAGGTCATGATTTTGCTTGTTATGGAATGGAAGCTGTTAAGACTCCTAACTTTGATAAACTAGCAGAAGATGGTACAATTTATTACAATGCTTTTGGTACTGCCACTATCTGTTCTACCAACCGATCTGCAATGATGATTGGAACACATCAGTTAAAAACGAACACGATGCACCATAGGAGTAATAGAAATGTAGAACTACAAGATCCTTTTAAACCATTTACTTACTGGTTAAAAAAAGAAGGATATACTACAATTCTTGGACATCATGGTGTACAAGCTAAAGGTAGAAAAACAGATTGTAATTTTAAATATACTCCTATTGGGACTTGGGAAGAGAACAGAGGCCTTTTTGATAAACATGACCGTTTTGAAAAAGCTGATGAACCTTTCTTTGCACAAATTCAATTAAATGTGACGCATCGCGGTGGATGGTGGAACAATGTTCGAAACAAATCGGAACATCCTGTTTCTGTAGACGATGTTGTACTTCCTCCATATTATGCAGATACTCCAGAAATTCGTTTAGACTGGGCTAAATACTTAGATCAAATTGAGTATGCAGATAATGAAATGGGTATGATTGTCCAAGAATTGAAGGAGAAAAACATGTTAGATAACACTATTATTGTTGTTATTGGTGATAACGGAAGATGTAATTTAAGAGGTAAAGGGTATTTACAAGATCCTGCTATCCGTATTCCTTTAATTGTAAAATGGGCTAAAGATTTTGATCATGAAGATGAAAGTGATCAAATTATTGCTTCTACAGATATTACAGCAACAATTTTAGATCTTGCAGGTGCAGAATTACCAGAATATTTAACAGGTAGATCTTTCATTAGAAGTGATTTTGACCGCCAATCTGTATACTCTTATAGAGGGCTATGGGATGAAGTTATGGAAGATATGTATGCTGTTTCTGATACACGTTACAGATATGTAAAAAATAATAAACCAGAACTTCCTTACGATGCTCACCAAGCTTATTTAGAGTTTTACCGTCCGGCTGTTCATGTAATGAGAACCTTAAATGAAGAGGGAAAGCTAAATGATTATCAAAAGATATTTTTTGAAGACCATAAACCTGTAGAAGAATTCTATGATCTTAAAAATGATCCTTATGAGCTAAATAACTTAGCAGGTAATCCTGAGTATAAAAAACTCATCAAAAAGTACCGTAAAGAAGCAGAGAAATATACAAAAGAAATGGTTTCTGAAGAGGATACTTATGAGCCAGTTACTGCATATGCTGTTGAGGTGTATCAATATGTAAAAAATGAATTCCCAGAGGCTTATAAAAGAATGCAAGCTGGTGAAGAAATTGGCTTTGGTAAATTCAATAAGAAATATAAAGCTGCTCAGGCAAAAGAGAAAGGCTCAAAATAA
- a CDS encoding sulfatase family protein, with protein MKVFKFLPLIGISLLCLSFKSISDKPKEGKKPNIVLILADDMGFGDLGITGSTEIKTPNIDALGEKGVFFNQGYVSSPVCSPSRAGLLTGRNQVTFGYDNNLPKNLSYTDGLPTEIKTIPEYLKPLGYTSGIIGKWHLGDGEEHHPKNRFDEYWSFPYGGHNYFKNGKATKKAQKAYASALESNYKTPQEITYLTDDIGDECADFIKRHKDEPFFLYASFNAPHAPLQALEEDIALYNHIKDPKRRTYAAMVHRLDLNVAKIIAMLEKHNLDDNTIIVFLSDNGGPIGNGSLNAPYSGKKGTLLEGGIHVPFMMKWSKHIPENIRYEQTISSLDLAATFVTAAGGKVNDVLDGVDLVPYVNGENKEAPHQQMTWKFTVSRSIRDGNWKLVTIPNHLPMLFDLSKDISEQNDLLFKEKEKAEKMIKQLGNWEVALPNPSYFEENKYKALQQKDYYKKYQLKQPSTL; from the coding sequence ATGAAAGTATTTAAGTTTTTACCTCTTATAGGAATTAGCCTTTTGTGCTTGTCATTTAAAAGTATTTCTGATAAACCAAAAGAAGGCAAAAAACCCAATATCGTACTTATCCTGGCTGATGATATGGGGTTTGGTGACCTTGGAATTACAGGATCAACAGAAATTAAAACACCTAATATTGATGCTCTTGGAGAAAAAGGTGTCTTTTTTAATCAAGGGTATGTTTCTTCTCCAGTTTGTAGTCCGTCTAGAGCGGGGTTATTAACGGGTAGAAATCAGGTTACTTTTGGTTATGATAACAACCTACCAAAAAACCTTTCCTACACAGATGGTTTACCTACTGAAATAAAAACAATTCCAGAATACTTAAAGCCTTTAGGTTATACCTCTGGAATAATTGGCAAATGGCATCTTGGTGACGGAGAAGAGCATCATCCTAAAAATCGTTTTGATGAATATTGGTCGTTCCCATATGGAGGACATAATTATTTTAAAAATGGTAAAGCAACTAAAAAAGCACAAAAAGCATATGCTTCTGCATTAGAATCTAATTATAAAACACCTCAAGAAATCACTTATTTAACAGATGATATTGGTGATGAATGTGCTGACTTTATTAAAAGACATAAAGACGAACCGTTCTTTTTATATGCCTCTTTTAATGCTCCACATGCTCCGTTACAGGCTTTAGAAGAAGACATTGCCTTATACAATCATATTAAAGACCCTAAAAGAAGAACATACGCAGCTATGGTTCATCGTTTAGATTTAAATGTAGCCAAAATTATTGCTATGTTAGAAAAGCATAATCTTGATGACAACACCATAATTGTGTTTTTAAGTGACAACGGTGGTCCTATTGGAAATGGGTCGTTAAATGCTCCGTATTCAGGTAAGAAAGGTACTTTACTAGAAGGTGGAATTCATGTTCCTTTTATGATGAAATGGAGTAAACATATTCCAGAAAACATTAGATATGAACAAACAATTTCTTCTTTAGATCTTGCTGCTACATTTGTTACTGCTGCAGGTGGTAAAGTAAATGATGTATTGGATGGTGTTGATCTTGTACCTTACGTAAACGGAGAAAATAAAGAAGCTCCTCATCAGCAAATGACCTGGAAATTTACAGTAAGTAGATCTATAAGAGATGGTAATTGGAAATTAGTAACTATTCCGAACCACTTACCTATGTTGTTCGATTTATCAAAAGATATCTCTGAACAAAATGATTTACTTTTTAAAGAAAAAGAAAAGGCAGAAAAAATGATTAAGCAATTAGGAAATTGGGAAGTAGCATTACCTAATCCTAGTTACTTTGAAGAAAATAAATACAAGGCGTTGCAACAAAAAGATTACTATAAAAAGTATCAATTAAAGCAACCGTCTACTTTATAG